One part of the Pecten maximus chromosome 1, xPecMax1.1, whole genome shotgun sequence genome encodes these proteins:
- the LOC117321826 gene encoding histidine-rich glycoprotein-like isoform X4: protein MLNNKYSCRHHCNTEPMLNNKYSCRHHYNTEPMLNNKYSCRHHCNTEPMLNNKYSCRHHCKTEPMLNNKYSCRHHYNTEPMLNNKYSCRHHCNTEPMLNNKYSCRHHCNTEPMLNNKYSHHYNTEPMLNNKYSCRHHYNTEPMLNNKYSCRHHYNTEPMLNNKYSCRHHCNTEPMLNNKYSCRHHCNTEPMLNNKYSCRHHYNTEPMLNNKYSCRHHYNTEPMLNNKYSQHYNTEPMLNNKYSCRHHYNTEPMLNNKYSCRHHYNTEPMLNNKYSCRHHCNTEPMLNNKYSCRHHCNTEPMLNNKYSQHCNTEPMLNNKYSCRHHYNTEPMLNNKYSCRHHYNTEPMLNNKYSQHYNTEPMLNNKYSCRHHYNTEPMLNNKYSCRHHYNTEPMLNNKYSCRHHYNTEPMLNNKYSCRHHYNTEPMKSFDIRCIVVPGNCRYLCIYVR from the exons ATGTTAAATAACAAGTACAGTTGTCGTCATCATTGTAATACAGAACCAATGTTAAATAACAAGTACAGTTGTCgtcatcattataatacagaacCAATGTTAAATAACAAGTACAGTTGTCGTCATCATTGTAATACAGAACCAATGTTAAATAACAAGTACAGTTGTCGTCATCATTGTAAAACAGAACCAATGTTAAATAACAAGTACAGTTGTCgtcatcattataatacagaacCAATGTTAAATAACAAGTACAGTTGTCGTCATCATTGTAATACAGAACCAATGTTAAATAACAAGTACAGTTGTCGTCATCATTGTAATACAGAACCAATGTTAAATAACAAGTACAgtcatcattataatacagaacCAATGTTAAATAACAAGTACAGTTGTCgtcatcattataatacagaacCAATGTTAAATAACAAATACAGTTGTCgtcatcattataatacagaacCAATGTTAAATAACAAATACAGTTGTCGTCATCATTGTAATACAGAACCAATGTTAAATAACAAGTACAGTTGTCGTCATCATTGTAATACAGAACCAATGTTAA ATAACAAGTACAGTTGTCgtcatcattataatacagaacCAATGTTAAATAACAAGTACAGTTGTCgtcatcattataatacagaacCAATGTTAAATAACAAGTACAGTCAGCATTATAATACAGAACCAATGTTAAATAACAAGTACAGTTGTCgtcatcattataatacagaacCAATGTTAAATAACAAATACAGTTGTCgtcatcattataatacagaacCAATGTTAAATAACAAATACAGTTGTCGTCATCATTGTAATACAGAACCAATGTTAAATAACAAGTACAGTTGTCGTCATCATTGTAATACAGAACCAATGTTAAATAACAAGTACAGTCAGCATTGTAATACAGAACCAATGTTAAATAACAAGTACAGTTGTCgtcatcattataatacagaacCAATGTTAAATAACAAGTACAGTTGTCgtcatcattataatacagaacCAATGTTAAATAACAAGTACAGTCAGCATTATAATACAGAACCAATGTTAAATAACAAGTACAGTTGTCgtcatcattataatacagaacCAATGTTAAATAACAAGTACAGTTGTCgtcatcattataatacagaacCGATGTTAAATAACAAGTACAGTTGTCgtcatcattataatacagaacCAATGTTAAATAACAAGTACAGTTGTCGTCATCATTACAATACAGAACCAATGAAATCCTTTGATATCAGATGTATAGTTGTACCGGGAAATTGTAGATATCTGTGTATCTATGTAAGGTGA
- the LOC117321826 gene encoding histidine-rich glycoprotein-like isoform X7 has translation MLNNKYSCRHHCNTEPMLNNKYSCRHHYNTEPMLNNKYSCRHHCNTEPMLNNKYSCRHHCKTEPMLNNKYSCRHHYNTEPMLNNKYSCRHHCNTEPMLNNKYSCRHHCNTEPMLNNKYSHHYNTEPMLNNKYSCRHHYNTEPMLNNKYSCRHHYNTEPMLNNKYSCRHHCNTEPMLNNKYSCRHHYNTEPMLNNKYSCRHHYNTEPMLNNKYSQHYNTEPMLNNKYSCRHHYNTEPMLNNKYSCRHHYNTEPMLNNKYSCRHHCNTEPMLNNKYSCRHHCNTEPMLNNKYSQHCNTEPMLNNKYSCRHHYNTEPMLNNKYSCRHHYNTEPMLNNKYSQHYNTEPMLNNKYSCRHHYNTEPMLNNKYSCRHHYNTEPMLNNKYSCRHHYNTEPMLNNKYSCRHHYNTEPMKSFDIRCIVVPGNCRYLCIYVR, from the exons ATGTTAAATAACAAGTACAGTTGTCGTCATCATTGTAATACAGAACCAATGTTAAATAACAAGTACAGTTGTCgtcatcattataatacagaacCAATGTTAAATAACAAGTACAGTTGTCGTCATCATTGTAATACAGAACCAATGTTAAATAACAAGTACAGTTGTCGTCATCATTGTAAAACAGAACCAATGTTAAATAACAAGTACAGTTGTCgtcatcattataatacagaacCAATGTTAAATAACAAGTACAGTTGTCGTCATCATTGTAATACAGAACCAATGTTAAATAACAAGTACAGTTGTCGTCATCATTGTAATACAGAACCAATGTTAAATAACAAGTACAgtcatcattataatacagaacCAATGTTAAATAACAAGTACAGTTGTCgtcatcattataatacagaacCAATGTTAAATAACAAATACAGTTGTCgtcatcattataatacagaacCAATGTTAAATAACAAATACAGTTGTCGTCATCATTGTAATACAGAACCAATGTTAA ATAACAAGTACAGTTGTCgtcatcattataatacagaacCAATGTTAAATAACAAGTACAGTTGTCgtcatcattataatacagaacCAATGTTAAATAACAAGTACAGTCAGCATTATAATACAGAACCAATGTTAAATAACAAGTACAGTTGTCgtcatcattataatacagaacCAATGTTAAATAACAAATACAGTTGTCgtcatcattataatacagaacCAATGTTAAATAACAAATACAGTTGTCGTCATCATTGTAATACAGAACCAATGTTAAATAACAAGTACAGTTGTCGTCATCATTGTAATACAGAACCAATGTTAAATAACAAGTACAGTCAGCATTGTAATACAGAACCAATGTTAAATAACAAGTACAGTTGTCgtcatcattataatacagaacCAATGTTAAATAACAAGTACAGTTGTCgtcatcattataatacagaacCAATGTTAAATAACAAGTACAGTCAGCATTATAATACAGAACCAATGTTAAATAACAAGTACAGTTGTCgtcatcattataatacagaacCAATGTTAAATAACAAGTACAGTTGTCgtcatcattataatacagaacCGATGTTAAATAACAAGTACAGTTGTCgtcatcattataatacagaacCAATGTTAAATAACAAGTACAGTTGTCGTCATCATTACAATACAGAACCAATGAAATCCTTTGATATCAGATGTATAGTTGTACCGGGAAATTGTAGATATCTGTGTATCTATGTAAGGTGA
- the LOC117321826 gene encoding histidine-rich glycoprotein-like isoform X6, protein MLNNKYSCRHHCNTEPMLNNKYSCRHHYNTEPMLNNKYSCRHHCNTEPMLNNKYSCRHHCKTEPMLNNKYSCRHHYNTEPMLNNKYSCRHHCNTEPMLNNKYSCRHHCNTEPMLNNKYSHHYNTEPMLNNKYSCRHHYNTEPMLNNKYSCRHHYNTEPMLNNKYSCRHHCNTEPMLNNKYSCRHHCNTEPMLNNKYSQHCNTEPMLNNKYSCRHHYNTEPMLNNKYSCRHHYNTEPMLNNKYSQHYNTEPMLNNKYSCRHHYNTEPMLNNKYSCRHHYNTEPMLNNKYSCRHHCNTEPMLNNKYSCRHHYNTEPMLNNKYSCRHHYNTEPMLNNKYSQHYNTEPMLNNKYSCRHHYNTEPMLNNKYSCRHHYNTEPMLNNKYSCRHHYNTEPMLNNKYSCRHHYNTEPMKSFDIRCIVVPGNCRYLCIYVR, encoded by the exons ATGTTAAATAACAAGTACAGTTGTCGTCATCATTGTAATACAGAACCAATGTTAAATAACAAGTACAGTTGTCgtcatcattataatacagaacCAATGTTAAATAACAAGTACAGTTGTCGTCATCATTGTAATACAGAACCAATGTTAAATAACAAGTACAGTTGTCGTCATCATTGTAAAACAGAACCAATGTTAAATAACAAGTACAGTTGTCgtcatcattataatacagaacCAATGTTAAATAACAAGTACAGTTGTCGTCATCATTGTAATACAGAACCAATGTTAAATAACAAGTACAGTTGTCGTCATCATTGTAATACAGAACCAATGTTAAATAACAAGTACAgtcatcattataatacagaacCAATGTTAAATAACAAGTACAGTTGTCgtcatcattataatacagaacCAATGTTAAATAACAAATACAGTTGTCgtcatcattataatacagaacCAATGTTAAATAACAAATACAGTTGTCGTCATCATTGTAATACAGAACCAATGTTAAATAACAAGTACAGTTGTCGTCATCATTGTAATACAGAACCAATGTTAAATAACAAGTACAGTCAGCATTGTAATACAGAACCAATGTTAAATAACAAGTACAGTTGTCgtcatcattataatacagaacCAATGTTAAATAACAAGTACAGTTGTCgtcatcattataatacagaacCAATGTTAAATAACAAGTACAGTCAGCATTATAATACAGAACCAATGTTAAATAACAAGTACAGTTGTCgtcatcattataatacagaacCAATGTTAAATAACAAATACAGTTGTCgtcatcattataatacagaacCAATGTTAAATAACAAATACAGTTGTCGTCATCATTGTAATACAGAACCAATGTTAA ATAACAAGTACAGTTGTCgtcatcattataatacagaacCAATGTTAAATAACAAGTACAGTTGTCgtcatcattataatacagaacCAATGTTAAATAACAAGTACAGTCAGCATTATAATACAGAACCAATGTTAAATAACAAGTACAGTTGTCgtcatcattataatacagaacCAATGTTAAATAACAAGTACAGTTGTCgtcatcattataatacagaacCGATGTTAAATAACAAGTACAGTTGTCgtcatcattataatacagaacCAATGTTAAATAACAAGTACAGTTGTCGTCATCATTACAATACAGAACCAATGAAATCCTTTGATATCAGATGTATAGTTGTACCGGGAAATTGTAGATATCTGTGTATCTATGTAAGGTGA
- the LOC117321826 gene encoding histidine-rich glycoprotein-like isoform X1: MLNNKYSCRHHCNTEPMLNNKYSCRHHYNTEPMLNNKYSCRHHCNTEPMLNNKYSCRHHCKTEPMLNNKYSCRHHYNTEPMLNNKYSCRHHCNTEPMLNNKYSCRHHCNTEPMLNNKYSCRHHYNTEPMLNNKYSCRHHYNTEPMLNNKYSCRHHCNTEPMLNNKYSCRHHCNTEPMLNNKYSQHCNTEPMLNNKYSCRHHYNTEPMLNNKYSCRHHYNTEPMLNNKYSQHYNTEPMLNNKYSCRHHYNTEPMLNNKYSCRHHYNTEPMLNNKYSCRHHCNTEPMLNNKYSCRHHCNTEPMLNNKYSQHCNTEPMLNNKYSCRHHYNTEPMLNNKYSCRHHYNTEPMLNNKYSQHYNTEPMLNNKYSCRHHYNTEPMLNNKYSCRHHYNTEPMLNNKYSCRHHYNTEPMLNNKYSCRHHYNTEPMKSFDIRCIVVPGNCRYLCIYVR; the protein is encoded by the exons ATGTTAAATAACAAGTACAGTTGTCGTCATCATTGTAATACAGAACCAATGTTAAATAACAAGTACAGTTGTCgtcatcattataatacagaacCAATGTTAAATAACAAGTACAGTTGTCGTCATCATTGTAATACAGAACCAATGTTAAATAACAAGTACAGTTGTCGTCATCATTGTAAAACAGAACCAATGTTAAATAACAAGTACAGTTGTCgtcatcattataatacagaacCAATGTTAAATAACAAGTACAGTTGTCGTCATCATTGTAATACAGAACCAATGTTAAATAACAAGTACAGTTGTCGTCATCATTGTAATACAGAACCAATGTTAA ATAACAAGTACAGTTGTCgtcatcattataatacagaacCAATGTTAAATAACAAATACAGTTGTCgtcatcattataatacagaacCAATGTTAAATAACAAATACAGTTGTCGTCATCATTGTAATACAGAACCAATGTTAAATAACAAGTACAGTTGTCGTCATCATTGTAATACAGAACCAATGTTAAATAACAAGTACAGTCAGCATTGTAATACAGAACCAATGTTAAATAACAAGTACAGTTGTCgtcatcattataatacagaacCAATGTTAAATAACAAGTACAGTTGTCgtcatcattataatacagaacCAATGTTAAATAACAAGTACAGTCAGCATTATAATACAGAACCAATGTTAAATAACAAGTACAGTTGTCgtcatcattataatacagaacCAATGTTAAATAACAAATACAGTTGTCgtcatcattataatacagaacCAATGTTAAATAACAAATACAGTTGTCGTCATCATTGTAATACAGAACCAATGTTAAATAACAAGTACAGTTGTCGTCATCATTGTAATACAGAACCAATGTTAAATAACAAGTACAGTCAGCATTGTAATACAGAACCAATGTTAAATAACAAGTACAGTTGTCgtcatcattataatacagaacCAATGTTAAATAACAAGTACAGTTGTCgtcatcattataatacagaacCAATGTTAAATAACAAGTACAGTCAGCATTATAATACAGAACCAATGTTAAATAACAAGTACAGTTGTCgtcatcattataatacagaacCAATGTTAAATAACAAGTACAGTTGTCgtcatcattataatacagaacCGATGTTAAATAACAAGTACAGTTGTCgtcatcattataatacagaacCAATGTTAAATAACAAGTACAGTTGTCGTCATCATTACAATACAGAACCAATGAAATCCTTTGATATCAGATGTATAGTTGTACCGGGAAATTGTAGATATCTGTGTATCTATGTAAGGTGA
- the LOC117321826 gene encoding histidine-rich glycoprotein-like isoform X3 — translation MLNNKYSCRHHCNTEPMLNNKYSCRHHYNTEPMLNNKYSCRHHCNTEPMLNNKYSCRHHCKTEPMLNNKYSCRHHYNTEPMLNNKYSCRHHCNTEPMLNNKYSCRHHCNTEPMLNNKYSHHYNTEPMLNNKYSCRHHYNTEPMLNNKYSCRHHYNTEPMLNNKYSCRHHCNTEPMLNNKYSCRHHCNTEPMLNNKYSQHCNTEPMLNNKYSCRHHYNTEPMLNNKYSCRHHYNTEPMLNNKYSCRHHYNTEPMLNNKYSCRHHYNTEPMLNNKYSCRHHCNTEPMLNNKYSCRHHCNTEPMLNNKYSQHCNTEPMLNNKYSCRHHYNTEPMLNNKYSCRHHYNTEPMLNNKYSQHYNTEPMLNNKYSCRHHYNTEPMLNNKYSCRHHYNTEPMLNNKYSCRHHYNTEPMLNNKYSCRHHYNTEPMKSFDIRCIVVPGNCRYLCIYVR, via the exons ATGTTAAATAACAAGTACAGTTGTCGTCATCATTGTAATACAGAACCAATGTTAAATAACAAGTACAGTTGTCgtcatcattataatacagaacCAATGTTAAATAACAAGTACAGTTGTCGTCATCATTGTAATACAGAACCAATGTTAAATAACAAGTACAGTTGTCGTCATCATTGTAAAACAGAACCAATGTTAAATAACAAGTACAGTTGTCgtcatcattataatacagaacCAATGTTAAATAACAAGTACAGTTGTCGTCATCATTGTAATACAGAACCAATGTTAAATAACAAGTACAGTTGTCGTCATCATTGTAATACAGAACCAATGTTAAATAACAAGTACAgtcatcattataatacagaacCAATGTTAAATAACAAGTACAGTTGTCgtcatcattataatacagaacCAATGTTAAATAACAAATACAGTTGTCgtcatcattataatacagaacCAATGTTAAATAACAAATACAGTTGTCGTCATCATTGTAATACAGAACCAATGTTAAATAACAAGTACAGTTGTCGTCATCATTGTAATACAGAACCAATGTTAAATAACAAGTACAGTCAGCATTGTAATACAGAACCAATGTTAAATAACAAGTACAGTTGTCgtcatcattataatacagaacCAATGTTAAATAACAAGTACAGTTGTCgtcatcattataatacagaacCAATGTTAA ATAACAAGTACAGTTGTCgtcatcattataatacagaacCAATGTTAAATAACAAATACAGTTGTCgtcatcattataatacagaacCAATGTTAAATAACAAATACAGTTGTCGTCATCATTGTAATACAGAACCAATGTTAAATAACAAGTACAGTTGTCGTCATCATTGTAATACAGAACCAATGTTAAATAACAAGTACAGTCAGCATTGTAATACAGAACCAATGTTAAATAACAAGTACAGTTGTCgtcatcattataatacagaacCAATGTTAAATAACAAGTACAGTTGTCgtcatcattataatacagaacCAATGTTAAATAACAAGTACAGTCAGCATTATAATACAGAACCAATGTTAAATAACAAGTACAGTTGTCgtcatcattataatacagaacCAATGTTAAATAACAAGTACAGTTGTCgtcatcattataatacagaacCGATGTTAAATAACAAGTACAGTTGTCgtcatcattataatacagaacCAATGTTAAATAACAAGTACAGTTGTCGTCATCATTACAATACAGAACCAATGAAATCCTTTGATATCAGATGTATAGTTGTACCGGGAAATTGTAGATATCTGTGTATCTATGTAAGGTGA
- the LOC117321826 gene encoding histidine-rich glycoprotein-like isoform X2, with protein MLNNKYSCRHHCNTEPMLNNKYSCRHHYNTEPMLNNKYSCRHHCNTEPMLNNKYSCRHHCKTEPMLNNKYSCRHHYNTEPMLNNKYSCRHHCNTEPMLNNKYSCRHHCNTEPMLNNKYSHHYNTEPMLNNKYSCRHHYNTEPMLNNKYSCRHHYNTEPMLNNKYSCRHHCNTEPMLNNKYSCRHHCNTEPMLNNKYSQHCNTEPMLNNKYSCRHHYNTEPMLNNKYSCRHHYNTEPMLNNKYSQHYNTEPMLNNKYSCRHHYNTEPMLNNKYSCRHHYNTEPMLNNKYSCRHHCNTEPMLNNKYSCRHHCNTEPMLNNKYSCRHHYNTEPMLNNKYSCRHHYNTEPMLNNKYSQHYNTEPMLNNKYSCRHHYNTEPMLNNKYSCRHHYNTEPMLNNKYSCRHHYNTEPMLNNKYSCRHHYNTEPMKSFDIRCIVVPGNCRYLCIYVR; from the exons ATGTTAAATAACAAGTACAGTTGTCGTCATCATTGTAATACAGAACCAATGTTAAATAACAAGTACAGTTGTCgtcatcattataatacagaacCAATGTTAAATAACAAGTACAGTTGTCGTCATCATTGTAATACAGAACCAATGTTAAATAACAAGTACAGTTGTCGTCATCATTGTAAAACAGAACCAATGTTAAATAACAAGTACAGTTGTCgtcatcattataatacagaacCAATGTTAAATAACAAGTACAGTTGTCGTCATCATTGTAATACAGAACCAATGTTAAATAACAAGTACAGTTGTCGTCATCATTGTAATACAGAACCAATGTTAAATAACAAGTACAgtcatcattataatacagaacCAATGTTAAATAACAAGTACAGTTGTCgtcatcattataatacagaacCAATGTTAAATAACAAATACAGTTGTCgtcatcattataatacagaacCAATGTTAAATAACAAATACAGTTGTCGTCATCATTGTAATACAGAACCAATGTTAAATAACAAGTACAGTTGTCGTCATCATTGTAATACAGAACCAATGTTAAATAACAAGTACAGTCAGCATTGTAATACAGAACCAATGTTAAATAACAAGTACAGTTGTCgtcatcattataatacagaacCAATGTTAAATAACAAGTACAGTTGTCgtcatcattataatacagaacCAATGTTAAATAACAAGTACAGTCAGCATTATAATACAGAACCAATGTTAAATAACAAGTACAGTTGTCgtcatcattataatacagaacCAATGTTAAATAACAAATACAGTTGTCgtcatcattataatacagaacCAATGTTAAATAACAAATACAGTTGTCGTCATCATTGTAATACAGAACCAATGTTAAATAACAAGTACAGTTGTCGTCATCATTGTAATACAGAACCAATGTTAA ATAACAAGTACAGTTGTCgtcatcattataatacagaacCAATGTTAAATAACAAGTACAGTTGTCgtcatcattataatacagaacCAATGTTAAATAACAAGTACAGTCAGCATTATAATACAGAACCAATGTTAAATAACAAGTACAGTTGTCgtcatcattataatacagaacCAATGTTAAATAACAAGTACAGTTGTCgtcatcattataatacagaacCGATGTTAAATAACAAGTACAGTTGTCgtcatcattataatacagaacCAATGTTAAATAACAAGTACAGTTGTCGTCATCATTACAATACAGAACCAATGAAATCCTTTGATATCAGATGTATAGTTGTACCGGGAAATTGTAGATATCTGTGTATCTATGTAAGGTGA
- the LOC117321826 gene encoding histidine-rich glycoprotein-like isoform X5, which translates to MLNNKYSCRHHCNTEPMLNNKYSCRHHYNTEPMLNNKYSCRHHCNTEPMLNNKYSCRHHCKTEPMLNNKYSCRHHYNTEPMLNNKYSCRHHCNTEPMLNNKYSCRHHCNTEPMLNNKYSHHYNTEPMLNNKYSCRHHYNTEPMLNNKYSCRHHYNTEPMLNNKYSCRHHCNTEPMLNNKYSCRHHCNTEPMLNNKYSQHCNTEPMLNNKYSCRHHYNTEPMLNNKYSCRHHYNTEPMLNNKYSQHYNTEPMLNNKYSCRHHYNTEPMLNNKYSCRHHYNTEPMLNNKYSCRHHCNTEPMLNNKYSCRHHCNTEPMLNNKYSQHCNTEPMLNNKYSCRHHYNTEPMLNNKYSCRHHYNTEPMLNNKYSQHYNTEPMLNNKYSCRHHYNTEPMLNNKYSCRHHYNTEPMLNNKYSCRHHYNTEPMKSFDIRCIVVPGNCRYLCIYVR; encoded by the exons ATGTTAAATAACAAGTACAGTTGTCGTCATCATTGTAATACAGAACCAATGTTAAATAACAAGTACAGTTGTCgtcatcattataatacagaacCAATGTTAAATAACAAGTACAGTTGTCGTCATCATTGTAATACAGAACCAATGTTAAATAACAAGTACAGTTGTCGTCATCATTGTAAAACAGAACCAATGTTAAATAACAAGTACAGTTGTCgtcatcattataatacagaacCAATGTTAAATAACAAGTACAGTTGTCGTCATCATTGTAATACAGAACCAATGTTAAATAACAAGTACAGTTGTCGTCATCATTGTAATACAGAACCAATGTTAAATAACAAGTACAgtcatcattataatacagaacCAATGTTAAATAACAAGTACAGTTGTCgtcatcattataatacagaacCAATGTTAAATAACAAATACAGTTGTCgtcatcattataatacagaacCAATGTTAAATAACAAATACAGTTGTCGTCATCATTGTAATACAGAACCAATGTTAAATAACAAGTACAGTTGTCGTCATCATTGTAATACAGAACCAATGTTAAATAACAAGTACAGTCAGCATTGTAATACAGAACCAATGTTAAATAACAAGTACAGTTGTCgtcatcattataatacagaacCAATGTTAAATAACAAGTACAGTTGTCgtcatcattataatacagaacCAATGTTAAATAACAAGTACAGTCAGCATTATAATACAGAACCAATGTTAAATAACAAGTACAGTTGTCgtcatcattataatacagaacCAATGTTAAATAACAAATACAGTTGTCgtcatcattataatacagaacCAATGTTAAATAACAAATACAGTTGTCGTCATCATTGTAATACAGAACCAATGTTAAATAACAAGTACAGTTGTCGTCATCATTGTAATACAGAACCAATGTTAAATAACAAGTACAGTCAGCATTGTAATACAGAACCAATGTTAAATAACAAGTACAGTTGTCgtcatcattataatacagaacCAATGTTAAATAACAAGTACAGTTGTCgtcatcattataatacagaacCAATGTTAAATAACAAGTACAGTCAGCATTATAATACAGAACCAATGTTAAATAACAAGTACAGTTGTCgtcatcattataatacagaacCAATGTTAAATAACAAGTACAGTTGTCgtcatcattataatacagaacCGATGTTAAATAACAAGTACAGTTGTCgtcatcattataatacagaacCAAT GAAATCCTTTGATATCAGATGTATAGTTGTACCGGGAAATTGTAGATATCTGTGTATCTATGTAAGGTGA
- the LOC117321826 gene encoding histidine-rich glycoprotein-like isoform X8 yields the protein MLNNKYSCRHHCNTEPMLNNKYSCRHHYNTEPMLNNKYSCRHHCNTEPMLNNKYSCRHHCKTEPMLNNKYSCRHHYNTEPMLNNKYSCRHHCNTEPMLNNKYSCRHHCNTEPMLNNKYSHHYNTEPMLNNKYSCRHHYNTEPMLNNKYSCRHHYNTEPMLNNKYSCRHHCNTEPMLNNKYSCRHHCNTEPMLNNKYSQHCNTEPMLNNKYSCRHHYNTEPMLNNKYSCRHHYNTEPMLNNKYSQHYNTEPMLNNKYSCRHHYNTEPMLNNKYSCRHHYNTEPMLNNKYSCRHHCNTEPMLNNKYSCRHHCNTEPMLNNKYSQHCNTEPMLNNKYSCRHHYNTEPMLNNKYSCRHHYNTEPMLNNKYSQHYNTEPMLNNKYSCRHHYNTEPMKSFDIRCIVVPGNCRYLCIYVR from the exons ATGTTAAATAACAAGTACAGTTGTCGTCATCATTGTAATACAGAACCAATGTTAAATAACAAGTACAGTTGTCgtcatcattataatacagaacCAATGTTAAATAACAAGTACAGTTGTCGTCATCATTGTAATACAGAACCAATGTTAAATAACAAGTACAGTTGTCGTCATCATTGTAAAACAGAACCAATGTTAAATAACAAGTACAGTTGTCgtcatcattataatacagaacCAATGTTAAATAACAAGTACAGTTGTCGTCATCATTGTAATACAGAACCAATGTTAAATAACAAGTACAGTTGTCGTCATCATTGTAATACAGAACCAATGTTAAATAACAAGTACAgtcatcattataatacagaacCAATGTTAAATAACAAGTACAGTTGTCgtcatcattataatacagaacCAATGTTAAATAACAAATACAGTTGTCgtcatcattataatacagaacCAATGTTAAATAACAAATACAGTTGTCGTCATCATTGTAATACAGAACCAATGTTAAATAACAAGTACAGTTGTCGTCATCATTGTAATACAGAACCAATGTTAAATAACAAGTACAGTCAGCATTGTAATACAGAACCAATGTTAAATAACAAGTACAGTTGTCgtcatcattataatacagaacCAATGTTAAATAACAAGTACAGTTGTCgtcatcattataatacagaacCAATGTTAAATAACAAGTACAGTCAGCATTATAATACAGAACCAATGTTAAATAACAAGTACAGTTGTCgtcatcattataatacagaacCAATGTTAAATAACAAATACAGTTGTCgtcatcattataatacagaacCAATGTTAAATAACAAATACAGTTGTCGTCATCATTGTAATACAGAACCAATGTTAAATAACAAGTACAGTTGTCGTCATCATTGTAATACAGAACCAATGTTAAATAACAAGTACAGTCAGCATTGTAATACAGAACCAATGTTAAATAACAAGTACAGTTGTCgtcatcattataatacagaacCAATGTTAAATAACAAGTACAGTTGTCgtcatcattataatacagaacCAATGTTAAATAACAAGTACAGTCAGCATTATAATACAGAACCAATGTTAAATAACAAGTACAGTTGTCgtcatcattataatacagaacCAAT GAAATCCTTTGATATCAGATGTATAGTTGTACCGGGAAATTGTAGATATCTGTGTATCTATGTAAGGTGA